The genomic region AATCGACCTCCTCTGGGTCACCCAGGTGGGGGATAACCTCAAGCGGCTCACGGAGTGCCTGGAGCGGGCCTGGGGCCGCTCCGATATCGTGCTCACCACCGGGGGGCTGGGGCCCACCGATGACGACCTCACCCGTGAGGCCATAGCCGCCATGCTTGGCGAGGAGCTGAGCGTGGACCCGGAGCTGGAGCGATGGCTGAGGGAGCTATTCTCCTGTCTCGGCTTCCCCATGCCCGAAAACAATATCAAGCAGGCCACCCTCATCCCATCGGCCCGGGCCATCCCCAACCACTCGGGCACCGCACCCGGCTGGTGGGTGGAGAAAGGGCGAGGGGGGCAGGGAGAACCAAAAATCCTGATTGCCATGCCCGGCCCGCCATCGGAGATGAAGCGCATGTGGGAGACGGGGGTAGTGGGGAGGCTGAGGGAGCTGCTGCAAGGCGAGGTCATTCTGTCACGGACTATAAAGACCCTGGGCATGACCGAATCGGGCACCGCCGAGGTGGTAAAACCCCTGCTATCATCCAACAACCCAACCCTCGCCGTATACGCCAAGACCGACGGCATTCACCTGCGCCTGACCGCTAAAGCCCCAACGAGGGAGGAGGCGGAGGTTCTGATCGCCCAAAGGGAAGCCGAGCTCCGCTCCCTTCTCGGCGATATCGTCTGGGGCATCGATGAGGAAACACTGGAGGAACTGGTGGGGGCGCTCCTTGTACAAAGGGCGCTCACCCTCGCAACGATGGAATCGTGCAGCGGGGGGCTACTAGCCAGCACCATAACCGATGTTCCCGGAAGCTCGAGATACTTCAAAGGGGGGCTGGTCGCCTACACCAACGAGGCTAAGATCTCCTACGGTGTAAGTCCCTCACTCATCGCCCGGCACGGCGCCATCAGCCCCGAGGTGGCTGGGGACATGGCCAGGGCGGCACGGGAGCTGCTGGGGGCCGACATCGGGGTTGGTATCACCGGGGTAGCCGGCCCCACCGAGGATGAGGGGAAGCCTGTGGGCACCGTCCACATCGCCATCGACGATGGAAGGGAGAACAGGCCGGTCCTGGGACATTACCCCCCCATGCGACACCAGGTGAAGCGCCGCGCCACCTATCATGCCCTTTTTGAACTGAGGCGATCGCTGCTCTCCATGAAGTAGTCACCTATTAAGTCCCATGCACCCTTTTACCGGGACGCTAAGCACGCAAATGCTGCGGCGAACGCCGCCCCTCTATCCATTTTATTAAGGCCATAGCGGGCTCATAACTACTACTCGGTGAGCGGACCAAACCTCAATCCGTGAGGCCAGATTCAAAAAGCCTAATCATTGGTGCTAATCTAAGCGAATCAGCTTAGCTTTGCGTTCTACTCTTTATTAAGGGGTAATCATCCGGCAAGGGGTCATCATCCGGCTTGACCGGATGATCCAGGAAGCATGCTGAGCCAGTTTCTGGATTGCCTGATCTCCGAGCAAAGCATCGGAGTCCGATATTTCATTCGGACAAGTCGGGCAATGACAGGTACTGTAGCGATCGCCCTTGCCAGAGTCATCATCCTCTCCTCCTTTTTTCTTTTTTCTGGGGGTTAGGCTGGCCGACGTCGGCCAGCCTAACCGTGGATACACGGATTAAGGACCAAAGCGGAGGGCTTGTCATGCTCCGCGAGATCTGATATTTTAAGATTCTCGATGAGACCGGATTTTATCAGGCTGATGGTTTTGTGGCGTGTGGTTATCGCCTTAATTTTTATATTACCGCTTTGCCCAATCGGCTCTCTCCCGGCAGCAGCCTGGAGCGCGGAGGATTATTTCCAGATTAGCTATGAACCGGTTAGCTACAGTAAGACCGAAATCCACGGTGACGAGGTTTTCTATGCCACAATCCAGGGTAGCGCGACCTGTACCAATGACCTGCCACTACCGGTAAGTGAAGCCAGGATCAACGCCCGTGTCATAGCCGAACATACTGAGAGTGGCAACAGGGTGACGCTAAACTCCAGCTATACCACAACAATAGAGCCCTTCCCCGACAGTGCTGGTGAGACGATTGAAATAAGCAGGATTATCCCCCTGCAATTCCCTGCCCAGAGTGAATCGGGCGATTACCGTATCACAGGGGAAATCGAAGAAGCTAAAGTAAAGGCTATTTTGTGGTGGATTGACGTCCCCGGTGACATTAGCCAGGACCAGCCTATGGGCTCGCTAAGGTATATCGCCGAGGGTGAGTCGCCCACGCCCAGCTTGACCCCTACGGTAACGCCAACCGCAACGTCGGATCTTTCCACAGCAGCTGGCTTGGGTATAGGAACGTGGGTTGGCATCGGGATTGCGATCATTATATTCATAGCGTCGATTGTGGCAATCTGGCTTATAAAGCGGCGGAGGAAATGACAAGGTTGTAAAGTATTGCATTATGCTGAAAAGGATGCTATTATCAGCAAAACGTTGGTGTCCCGATATTAGGGGCAAAAAAGGGGGACTGGTTATTTGTGGACGAAGGTGAATTATTGTCCGTAGAGGAGATGACCAGAATCCTGAAGGTGAGTAGGCCCACCATCCAACGGTGGTGCCGCGACCGTAAGCTTCCTGCGGCAAAGATCGGCAAAGCCTATCGCATCAGGAGAGAAGACCTGGACAAGTGGTACGAGGGTAAGCTTATCGAAGCAGTGAAGCAATAGTTGGGCCTTTAAAATCTATTAAACTCCACTCTCTCCAGTAAATGGAGGGGTGGATGTGTTTTGTTTGTTCGTCCCAGTCGCTAAAGCCAAGGTTTCTTCCCAAAAGAACACCTGTTAAGGGCGAAAAAAGAAAGGGGGTTGAAATGCACCTGATTATCGATGGTTTTGGGGCCAATCGCAAGACGCTGGAGAGTGAAGACCTGATATTCGAGATCCTGGATAACTACCCATCCAGGATCGGGATGACCAAGGTGGCACCACCACAGGTCTTTAAATATATCGGCTCAAAACCCGATGATTGGGGGATATCGGGCTTCGTGCTTATCGCGGAGAGCCATATCAGCATCCACACCTTCCCCGATAGATGTTATGTCAATATAGATATCTTCTCCTGTAAGGACTTTGACTCAGAGCAAGCGATCAGGGATCTCAAGGACACCTTTGAATTCGACAAAGTGGACACCCACCTCCTAAATAGAGGCCTGGAATACACCAATATAGAAACGGTAGGCTCTAAGGCAACATAGCCTGCTGGCCCTATTCGACGTAACTGGAGAGTAACCAGACATCGTTTTAGGAGGCCAGGGAGCCGCGCCGGGCATAGTTCGAAAAACTGGAGCAACAGACTTAACGGTGGGGATTGTCTCTCCTTGAAGTAGCGACGAGGACGAAAAAGTGCATAAAAACGAAAGGCCGGTCACCCCTTTCCCCATCTCCCCGGGATGCTCCGTCACCGAGCTGGTTCAGCGGATGGCGGGGACATCCTTCCAGGCAAGAAATATAGCGCTCGGCGTTGAGATATGGTCGCAAATGCTGGAGGGGGAGCGCACTATACTTCTGGGACTTGCCGGAGCCATGGTACCCGCGGGCATGCGCCAGATTATAGTCCACCTCATCGAGAATCGCCTCATCGACTGCCTGGTATCGACCGGCGCCAACCTCGTCCACGACCTACACGAGAGCCTGGGAAGACTCCACTGGCAGGGAGATAGCTGTACCGACGACCGGGAGCTGGCGAACTCTAATGTCTATCGCATCTATGATACACTCCTGTCGGCTGAGGAGTTCGACCAGACCGAGAATTTTGTAATCGACTTTTCCTCCTCCCTGGAAAAGAACCGGGCCTACACCACCAGGGAGTTTTTCTTTCTACTGGGCCAAGCGCTCTTGAGCCAGGGGAAGGAGGCAGGTATACTGACCACCGCGGCCAAAGCCAACCTCCCCATCTACTGCCCGGCACCAGCAGATAGCGTCTTTGGCACCGCGCTCGCTGCGGCGCGGGTGAAAGGGAAAAGCAGCCTCCTCTTCGATGTGATTAAGGATACCGTCGAGTTGATCCAGGTCGTCTGCTCCGCTCCCTCCACTGGTGTGATCTTCATCGGCGGCGGGACCCCGAAGAATTACATCCAGCAGGTGGAGCTTTGCGGCGATATCTTCGGCAAGAAGCTTAAGGGGCACCAGTACGCCATCCAGGTCACTACCGACTCCCCACAATGGGGGGGCTTAAGCGGCTGCACCTTCGACGAGGCCCGCTCCTGGCGCAAGGTCACCACCGATGCGGCTACCGTCACCATAAACTCCGATGCCACCATCGCCCTTCCCATCATGGTAAGTGCCCTTAGCGAGAGCTGCGCCAGGATAATCCAAAGTAGAAAGAAGCCCTGTTTCATCCTGGGAAAAGAACTAGTAATCCGATGAGCCGTGAACCCTTTTACCCCCCTCGAAACTTCGCCGCCCTCCCCCCCCAATATACCGACTTTGAAACATCAAAGGTGGTGATCCTCCCCATCCCCTACGACAGTACCACCACTTGGCGGAGCGGCTCACGGGATGGCCCCGTGGCAATCATCGATGCCTCTCAACACCTGGAGCTCTATGACCATGAGCTTGACCGGGAGAGCTACCTGGTGGGGATTCATACCCTCCCCGAACTCCAGCCCTCCATGAAGGGGCCGGAAGAGACTGTGGAGCGGGTCTATGAGGTGGCCAGGGAGCTTGTTAAAGGGCGAAAATTTGTGATAATGCTGGGTGGAGAGCACTCGCTCACCGTGGGCATGGTGGGGGCATTCAGGGAGCGGTTCGATGGTCTCTCGGTATTACAACTGGACGCCCATACCGACCTCAGGGATGTGTATGAGGATTCAAGATACAGCCACGCCTGTGTGATGCGGAGGGTTCTGGAGTGCTGCCCCATTGTTCAGGTGGGAATCCGCAGCCTGAGCCAGGAAGAGCACCTTTTCCTTACTCAGAATCAAATGCACCCCTTTTTCGCCCAGGGGCTTCCTTTGGATGAAGAAGCTATCGTCTCCGCCCTCTCACCGGATGTTTATATCACCATTGACCTCGATGTCCTCGATCCGTCGATCATGTCAGCGGTAGGCACCCCGCAGCCTGGGGGCATGAGCTGGCACGAGCTATTGAGGGTATTGCGGCGGGTGGCGGAGCAAAAACACATCGTAGGCTGCGACCTGGTAGAGCTCTGCCCCGGGGAGGGGCCCTCATCCTGTGCCTTCCTCGCCGCAAAGCTAGCCTACAAGCTCATCGGTTTCCTGTCCCTTTCGCCCCAGCCCAAAGGCTACTAAAAGCCTGCCTCCACCTTCAATTCTATTCAAGGCTGAGGGTATGTGTTTAATAGCCATAAGCCATGAGCGGTTAGGCTGGCCGACGTCGGCCAGCCTAACCCCGGACCTCCACTTTTGGATTCTGCTCATTATTATTTGTTCTTGTTTCGGGATCTCAGGATTAATACAATGGACTATTATGAAACAGGGGATGCTGAAACAAGTTCAGCATGACAATTATGTCATGGAAGCAGGAACCCGGAGACCGATGGGCCTGGATTCCCGCCTGCGCGGGGATGACACGGGCTTTCAGCTTGTCCCGACATATCAGGGCGGGCGGGTAGAAAAAGATGAGTTTCTCCTCATTTTCTTCGTTTCTAGACTCTGACGAATGTACCGGACGATTACAGAAAATTGACACTGATTTACCGTTGATGTAGTGTGAACTGAAACCCCTGGGTTAGAGTGAGAAATGGGTAAGTCGATTCAACTGGGCAGGATATTTGGCATCCCCTTCCGGCTGGACTATAGCTGGTTTCTCATATTTATCTTTATCACTCTCCTCCTCTCACTATCCGTCTTCCCCAGTGGCTATCCTGACTGGTCTCCGGTCTCCTACTGGGTGGTGGGCATCGCCACAAGCCTGCTCTTCTTTTCATCGGTTCTGGCCCATGAGCTGGCTCACTGCCTGGTGGGCAGGAGAATGGGAATCCCGGCAAAGAGCATCACCCTTTTCTTCTTCGGTGGTATTGCCCACATCGGGAAAGAGGCATCCCGCCCCACCGCTGAGCTCAAAATGGCTATCGCCGGGCCACTATGTAGCCTGGCTCTCGCCGGTATATTCTACGGAATTTCCTGGCTGTGCAGCGGATTCAGCGAACACCTGACCGCCTTAACCGAGTGGCTTTACCTGATCAACGGAATCTTGGCCGTGTTCAACATGATACCGGGCTTCCCCCTCGATGGTGGAAGGGTGCTACGCTCCATCATCTGGCTTGTCACCGGAAACTATCTGCGGGCGTCACGTATTGCCACCATAGCGGGGTATGGGGTTTCATATATATTCATCCTCGGTGGCATTCTACTTCTTCTCCTGCTGGGCCGGCTCGATGGCCTTTGGTTCATATTCCTCGGCTTTTTCCTCAACAGCACCACCCGCACGACCTATCGCCAGGCCACGCTACGCGACTCGCTAAAAGGGTTCACCGCTCAAGACGTGATGACCAAGGATTTCCCCCGTGTTCCTCGCCACATCACCATCCGGGAACTGGTAAAAGGGCCACTTCTCACCTCCTCAAGCCAGTGCTACCTGGTTGCCGATGGAGATAGGTTGGCCGGGCTGCTTACCGTGCAACAGGTGAAGGAGGTGCCCCGGGATTACTGGGATCTCACCACCACCGGACAGGCGATGACCCCTGTGGAAAAAATGCAGATAGTCCAGCCCTCGGATAATGCCCTCGGTCTGCTGGAGAGAATGGATGAGGAGAACCTTGAGCTGGTAGCTGTGGTCAGGGAGGGCAGGATTATGGGGATTATTCTGCGCGATAACCTGGTTCGCTTTTCCCAGAGACTCCGTGAGTTCAAGACCTAGACTGCGCCAGCCCATAAATCCCGGTGGCCAGCTCGATTATCTCCAGCCTGCCGTCAAGCGGCTGCTGCCACCTCGATGGTATCTGCTCCAGACCGTAGTAGGCACCAGCAAGGGCGCCACATACCGCCCCGATGGTATCGGTATCGCCACCCAGGTTCACCGCAGATACAACGGCATCCTCAAATGAGTCGGTATTCATGAAGCACCATATCGCAGCCTGAAGGGTGTCCAGAACGAAGCCCGAGGGCACCAGGTCCTCCATTCTCATCCCCCCGACCCCGGCTACCGACTCCCTCACCTCGGGCTCCAGGATCCTGCCCACAAGCCGCTCCAGAAGTGCCTCCCTCCCCTCACAGAGTAGCTGGGCGATGGCCAGGTTCAGCGCTGCCGCACCCCAGCAAGCCCTGGGGTCCCAATGGGTGATCATGGAGCTATCGATGCTATCCCCTATCAACCGCTCCGCATTATTGGCATTCAGGAGGGCAATGGGGGCGCACCGCATGATGCTGCCATTACCCGCGGAGAGCCCCCCCAGCCTTTCATGGGCAATCCTCCCTGCTTCCCGTCAGGAGGCGCCTCCCCCAAGCGCATCAAGGGCGACCCAGGTGGTGCGCCCTATCCCCAAAGCCCCGGCTCTGAACCAGCCCAGAAACTTTTGCGCGACATCCTCGGGGTTAAAGCGCCCCTTTTCCACAATGCTGCGGGCAATGCAGAGCATCATTGCAGTATCATCGGTCCACTCCCCCGGTCCCAGCCCCAGCCAGCCCCCGCTAAAAAGATCCCGCACCCTACCGTACCGCCGCGCTATCTCCTCCCGCCCCATCCCCTCCACCGGGGCTCCCAGGGCGTCGCCTACGGCAACCCCCACCAGACACCCTCGAAAGCGCTCCAGAGTACAGCTCTCCAATCACTCCTCCTCAAACGGGCGGCGCAATTATACCCCGCCCCCAACATTGGGTCAACATCGAATCCCCCTATGAAGGGGAGTCCCCCGAGGCCGACAGGTCGGCCGACGCTTCGGCCCATATCCAAGCTCTATTTTCGTGGCAACGACAGAAAACAGCCTGCGGCGCTTTATGACAGGGAAACTAATTCGAAGTTACAAAGGGTTTGGTAGAGTTACACATGCTAAACTGTGTGTTCCATCTAAAACAGCTATGAAGGAGAGTCCAGAGGGGAGTCCCCCAAATAAAACATCCCAGGGCGGGCGGGTGGGAAAATTGCGTTTGCTTCGCCTACGGCTGGCAACGGCGATAGGGGTCGGAACGACAATGGGGATTCTGAAGGGTGTATTCGTCCAGGGGTGGGCGAGACTACTCTGAAGCCGGTTTCCCTTTCTTGCCCTGGCGGTTATCCCCATTCATGGCACGGCAAAACGCCTCCATCAGCTCGGGGTCGAACTGGGTGCCCGAGCACCGTCTGAGCTCCTCAGAAGCCTCCTTGTGAGATACGACTTCTCGATAGGGGCGCGCCGTGGTCATGGTGTCATAGGCATCGGCCACGCTTATAATCCTGGCAGCTAAGGGTATCCCCTCGCCCTTAAGTCCATCGGGGTATCCCGTCCCGTCGTACCACTCGTGGTGGTGCAGGATTACCGGTACCAGCGCCCCCAATCCCCTAACGTAGCCGACTATCCTCGCCCCTTCAGAGGAGTGCTTCTTAATGGCTACCCACTCCTCCGCAGTCAGTGCACCCGGCTTGGTCAGGATTGCGTCGGGGACACCCACCTTGCCCACATCGTGGAGGAGGGAGGCGGCGTACAGGTTCGCCAGTTCCTTTTCCGACAGCCCTGTGGCTCTGCCTATCTTTTGTGCTATATCGGCGACCCTCCCTGAGTGGCCGTATGTATAGGGGTCTCTAGCATCAACCGTGGCCGCCAGGGCGTAGACCTGGTCCAGCGTTGCCGTTCCCAGGATCTCCGGCGGGATCGCGCTCAGTGAAGCCACCAGTATATCTCTGCCTCCCCCCTCCTTCTTGGCGTAGTAGAGAGCTGAATCGGCCAGGAATACCAGGCCATCTGCCTTATCAGCATTCTCGGGGAACTGGGCAATGCCGGTGCTGAACCCGAGTGGAGTTTCCAGTGGGGCATACTGCGCTTCAACCAGTTTAAGCCATCTCGCTCTGATACGGTCCATGATCTGCCTGGCCCTGTTGGCATCCGTCTCCGGCAGGATGATAATGAACTCATCGCCGCCGTAGCGGAAAGCAGTATCGCTCTTGCGCAATGATGACTCGACGGTTTGGGCAAAGGATTGTAGCACGCCATCGCCGCTGGCGTGGCCCATCCTGTCATTGTATTCCTTGAACCCGTCAAGGTCGAGCATTACCAGGCAGAAGGAGCGGCCTTTACGCAGCGTGCGGTACATCTCAGGCTCAAGCATATGGTAGAAGTGGCGGCGGTTATAGAGCCCGGTCAGCTCATCGGTTAGCGATAGCTCTCTCGTTCTCTGGAGTAGCAGGGCGTTCTCTATGCCCACCGCTACCTCGTTGCCTATGCCCACGAGCAGTTCTACCTCATCATCGCTGAACTGGCGCTCACGTCGGTCGGCGAGCAACAACGCCCCTATCGGCATGTCCCTGGACCGGATGGGCACAGTGATGTGCGCTCGCATCCCTTCCTTTTCTATTGTCGCTGCTATCCGGGTGGCATTGGCCCCGGTGGACAAGCTGAACGGTGTCAAGACAGGCTCCTGCCATTCCAGGACACGCTTGATTTCCTTCTCCTTCAGCTTTATAAGTCCAATGCTGCCAACAGCATCCTCTGAAACCCCGATGTGGGCCTTTAGGGTAAATTCGCCAGATTGCAGGTCTAAAAGGTAGATGCCGCCAATATCGGTCTGCATGACATCGAGAACAGTTGCCAGGGACTCATTTAAGAGCTCGTCCAGTTCGAGGGAACGGTTCACTGCCTGGGCAACATCACGAAGGGCCTCCACCCGCCGGGCAGCGCTCTCGCGCTCCTCCTCCGCCTGCTTGCGCTCGGTGATGTCACGGTAGTTGATGACTACACCATTTACTCGACTATCTTCGAGAAGATTCCTTCCTATACATTCCATCCAATGCCATGAGCCGTTTTTGTGCCTGCTACGAATTACCACGGTTGCAGCCTCACCAGGATTGTCCACGACGAATTGATACGCTTTTATAGCTTCTGATACGTCGTCTGGGTGAATCGTTTCAAAGGCCGGCTTTCCAACCCAATCATCCGGCCCATATCCCAAGATCCGTTCAACGGAGGGGCTTTCGTAAAGTACGTTTCCGTCGGCACCAATGATGGTGATGCCATCTGAGGACTTCTCGGTAAGCGTTCGGAAACGTTCCGCGCTTTCCCGAAGTGCCTCCTCCGCCCGCTTGCGCTCGGTGATATCATAAGAAACGTTCTGAACAGAGATAACTTTACCACTTGTATCTTTGACAGGTTGAATATTCGAGTAGAACCATCTATTGCCGGTAGGAAGTGGAACCTCATCCTCAAATTCAAGCCGTACCCCTGACTCGAAAATACGGCGAGCCCTCTCTACGTAAACATCAGCCGTGTCAGGGAAGAAATCGTAGAGTGACTTTCCGACAACATCTTCAGGAATTGAACCAAGATTCTTGGCTCCCGTAACATTTATCAATAAAATACGACCATTGGAGTCATATGCTGTTAATGGCTCGATAAGATTATCGATTAGCAATCGGTACTTCTCCTCGCTATCCTTCAGCTCCTCCTCAGCCCGCTTGCGCTCGGTGATGTCTGTGACAACTTCAATTGCTTTAAGGACCCTTCCATCCGGGTCTGGCAGTGGTGCCGAAACCACTTCATAATATCTTCCGTTGACACCTAGCAATTCAACTCTCTCTATCTGTTTGCTCTTTATTGCTTCTATCATGGGACAGGGATCACAAGGCTTTTTCAATCCCATATAAGCCTCATAGCACAATCGTCCCATTAAGTCACCGAATCTCTGTTGCAGAGTTTCGTTTTGGAACAGGACTTTGTAATCAATTCCAACAATGTCAATGCCAATTTCTATAGTGGCCAGGCCATCCATAAGAGACTGCAACCTGTCTCTTTCTGAACGTATGGTTTGCTCCGCCCGCTTGCGCTCGGTGATGTCCACAAAGGAAGCGACCATGCCTTTAGGGTTGCCTTCCCCGTCAGTTAGCAGGCTGGCAGAAATCTGTGCATTGAAAGTTGAGTCATCTGCCTTCCGCGCTGTAAGTTCGCCAAACCAGTCCCTCTTTTCCAGCAAGGCCTTCTGAATCTCAGCAGCTTGCTCCTCCATCTGCCAGAATTGAATCGCGGGTCTGCCCAGAATCTCCTTGTCGCCGACATATCCCCACATCTGTAGGAAAGATGGATTGACATATGTCAGATTCCCTTCTATGTCACTGAGTGCAATAGCACTTAGCGAGGATTCGATGGCATCATCTTTTGTTTTTAATTCTTCCTCCGCCCGCTTGCGCTCGGTGATGTCTTCATAGGTACCGAGGACACCTATGACATTGCCCTCCGTGTCTCGCAGCGGCACCTTGTTGGTCCTGGCCCATGCTTGGGTGTCGTCAGCTCGGAGATAAGGCTCGATAATGTCGTATTCGGGAATACCTGATTCCATAACCCTCCTATCGTACTCCAGAAACGAATCCGCCTGCTCTTTTTCCCATGGAAGATCGAAGTCGCTCTTTCCGACAACCTCCTCTGAAGACTTCAGTCCTACCACCTCCAGCCAGGTGCGGTTGCCGCCGAGGTAAATTGAATCACGATCTTTCCAGAAGACTGCAGCAGGGATTGAGTCCAATACAGTCTGCAACATGTACCGTGAATTACGCAGCTCTTCCTCCGCCCGCTTGCGCTCGGCAACTTCTCTCTCCAGCTGAGCCACCTTCTTATCTAGCATGGTGATAAGGCGTTTACTATATTCGGCAAAATAGAGGGATGGCTCAAGAGGGGCAACCCCGGGAGGCGA from Dehalococcoidia bacterium harbors:
- a CDS encoding competence/damage-inducible protein A; the protein is MKAEIVSIGTELLLGEITDTNASYLASQLPLQGIDLLWVTQVGDNLKRLTECLERAWGRSDIVLTTGGLGPTDDDLTREAIAAMLGEELSVDPELERWLRELFSCLGFPMPENNIKQATLIPSARAIPNHSGTAPGWWVEKGRGGQGEPKILIAMPGPPSEMKRMWETGVVGRLRELLQGEVILSRTIKTLGMTESGTAEVVKPLLSSNNPTLAVYAKTDGIHLRLTAKAPTREEAEVLIAQREAELRSLLGDIVWGIDEETLEELVGALLVQRALTLATMESCSGGLLASTITDVPGSSRYFKGGLVAYTNEAKISYGVSPSLIARHGAISPEVAGDMARAARELLGADIGVGITGVAGPTEDEGKPVGTVHIAIDDGRENRPVLGHYPPMRHQVKRRATYHALFELRRSLLSMK
- a CDS encoding helix-turn-helix domain-containing protein translates to MDEGELLSVEEMTRILKVSRPTIQRWCRDRKLPAAKIGKAYRIRREDLDKWYEGKLIEAVKQ
- the speD gene encoding adenosylmethionine decarboxylase, giving the protein MCFVCSSQSLKPRFLPKRTPVKGEKRKGVEMHLIIDGFGANRKTLESEDLIFEILDNYPSRIGMTKVAPPQVFKYIGSKPDDWGISGFVLIAESHISIHTFPDRCYVNIDIFSCKDFDSEQAIRDLKDTFEFDKVDTHLLNRGLEYTNIETVGSKAT
- a CDS encoding deoxyhypusine synthase family protein; the protein is MHKNERPVTPFPISPGCSVTELVQRMAGTSFQARNIALGVEIWSQMLEGERTILLGLAGAMVPAGMRQIIVHLIENRLIDCLVSTGANLVHDLHESLGRLHWQGDSCTDDRELANSNVYRIYDTLLSAEEFDQTENFVIDFSSSLEKNRAYTTREFFFLLGQALLSQGKEAGILTTAAKANLPIYCPAPADSVFGTALAAARVKGKSSLLFDVIKDTVELIQVVCSAPSTGVIFIGGGTPKNYIQQVELCGDIFGKKLKGHQYAIQVTTDSPQWGGLSGCTFDEARSWRKVTTDAATVTINSDATIALPIMVSALSESCARIIQSRKKPCFILGKELVIR
- the speB gene encoding agmatinase; the encoded protein is MSREPFYPPRNFAALPPQYTDFETSKVVILPIPYDSTTTWRSGSRDGPVAIIDASQHLELYDHELDRESYLVGIHTLPELQPSMKGPEETVERVYEVARELVKGRKFVIMLGGEHSLTVGMVGAFRERFDGLSVLQLDAHTDLRDVYEDSRYSHACVMRRVLECCPIVQVGIRSLSQEEHLFLTQNQMHPFFAQGLPLDEEAIVSALSPDVYITIDLDVLDPSIMSAVGTPQPGGMSWHELLRVLRRVAEQKHIVGCDLVELCPGEGPSSCAFLAAKLAYKLIGFLSLSPQPKGY
- a CDS encoding site-2 protease family protein, producing MGKSIQLGRIFGIPFRLDYSWFLIFIFITLLLSLSVFPSGYPDWSPVSYWVVGIATSLLFFSSVLAHELAHCLVGRRMGIPAKSITLFFFGGIAHIGKEASRPTAELKMAIAGPLCSLALAGIFYGISWLCSGFSEHLTALTEWLYLINGILAVFNMIPGFPLDGGRVLRSIIWLVTGNYLRASRIATIAGYGVSYIFILGGILLLLLLGRLDGLWFIFLGFFLNSTTRTTYRQATLRDSLKGFTAQDVMTKDFPRVPRHITIRELVKGPLLTSSSQCYLVADGDRLAGLLTVQQVKEVPRDYWDLTTTGQAMTPVEKMQIVQPSDNALGLLERMDEENLELVAVVREGRIMGIILRDNLVRFSQRLREFKT
- a CDS encoding PAS domain S-box protein — protein: MKVLVAEGNEDSRNLLVKQLQVYGHEVIAVANGAEALEQAFKEKPDILVADILMPSMDGFQLCHLWKRDKQLRHIPFIFYTATYTSDEDEQFARSLGANAFIRRAARPDAFVQILSEIYEKAKSGLPSPPGVAPLEPSLYFAEYSKRLITMLDKKVAQLEREVAERKRAEEELRNSRYMLQTVLDSIPAAVFWKDRDSIYLGGNRTWLEVVGLKSSEEVVGKSDFDLPWEKEQADSFLEYDRRVMESGIPEYDIIEPYLRADDTQAWARTNKVPLRDTEGNVIGVLGTYEDITERKRAEEELKTKDDAIESSLSAIALSDIEGNLTYVNPSFLQMWGYVGDKEILGRPAIQFWQMEEQAAEIQKALLEKRDWFGELTARKADDSTFNAQISASLLTDGEGNPKGMVASFVDITERKRAEQTIRSERDRLQSLMDGLATIEIGIDIVGIDYKVLFQNETLQQRFGDLMGRLCYEAYMGLKKPCDPCPMIEAIKSKQIERVELLGVNGRYYEVVSAPLPDPDGRVLKAIEVVTDITERKRAEEELKDSEEKYRLLIDNLIEPLTAYDSNGRILLINVTGAKNLGSIPEDVVGKSLYDFFPDTADVYVERARRIFESGVRLEFEDEVPLPTGNRWFYSNIQPVKDTSGKVISVQNVSYDITERKRAEEALRESAERFRTLTEKSSDGITIIGADGNVLYESPSVERILGYGPDDWVGKPAFETIHPDDVSEAIKAYQFVVDNPGEAATVVIRSRHKNGSWHWMECIGRNLLEDSRVNGVVINYRDITERKQAEEERESAARRVEALRDVAQAVNRSLELDELLNESLATVLDVMQTDIGGIYLLDLQSGEFTLKAHIGVSEDAVGSIGLIKLKEKEIKRVLEWQEPVLTPFSLSTGANATRIAATIEKEGMRAHITVPIRSRDMPIGALLLADRRERQFSDDEVELLVGIGNEVAVGIENALLLQRTRELSLTDELTGLYNRRHFYHMLEPEMYRTLRKGRSFCLVMLDLDGFKEYNDRMGHASGDGVLQSFAQTVESSLRKSDTAFRYGGDEFIIILPETDANRARQIMDRIRARWLKLVEAQYAPLETPLGFSTGIAQFPENADKADGLVFLADSALYYAKKEGGGRDILVASLSAIPPEILGTATLDQVYALAATVDARDPYTYGHSGRVADIAQKIGRATGLSEKELANLYAASLLHDVGKVGVPDAILTKPGALTAEEWVAIKKHSSEGARIVGYVRGLGALVPVILHHHEWYDGTGYPDGLKGEGIPLAARIISVADAYDTMTTARPYREVVSHKEASEELRRCSGTQFDPELMEAFCRAMNGDNRQGKKGKPASE